The following are from one region of the Nocardia terpenica genome:
- a CDS encoding alpha/beta hydrolase translates to MTRRQLPFFAATALAMAFVSGTPCVAGEPVGCTQIDVPVTIEAGGGPVAGTLCMPPGATRIQVLLPGLTYDRTYWDFSSPDDSYSYVRHETRRGEGTLALDRLGTGRSWHPPSAALTYTAQASAIRQVIAAVHAGRVTGSSLDSVILVGHSYGAYIAFGAVGSGAVVDAVIATGATHSPLDYAALAASPVLTMPATLDPRLAGHLGAADLGYMTTWPGARAMFYANADPDIVAADEARKDTAGYLEASTASPELIERASRAIDLPVLTMVGSADFTSCTGDDCASDMTLTAAEQPHFGTHAHLHATVIPGAGHNLTLERSHRAIWSAIDDFLGTIADHGFR, encoded by the coding sequence CTCGCGATGGCCTTCGTATCTGGAACCCCTTGTGTCGCAGGCGAACCCGTCGGCTGCACGCAGATCGACGTGCCGGTGACGATCGAGGCGGGCGGTGGGCCGGTCGCGGGCACGCTGTGCATGCCACCCGGAGCTACCCGGATACAGGTGCTGCTGCCGGGACTCACCTACGACCGTACGTACTGGGATTTCTCGTCCCCGGACGATTCCTACTCCTACGTGCGGCACGAAACGCGACGCGGCGAGGGCACGCTGGCACTGGACCGGCTCGGTACCGGCCGCTCCTGGCATCCACCCAGCGCCGCCCTCACGTATACGGCCCAAGCCAGTGCGATCCGGCAAGTCATCGCCGCAGTCCACGCAGGCCGAGTTACCGGGAGCAGTCTCGACAGCGTCATCCTGGTCGGCCACAGTTACGGCGCTTACATAGCGTTCGGGGCTGTCGGGTCCGGGGCGGTCGTCGATGCAGTGATCGCCACCGGCGCAACCCATTCCCCGCTCGACTACGCCGCTCTCGCCGCGTCCCCTGTCCTCACGATGCCCGCAACACTCGACCCGCGGCTCGCCGGCCACCTCGGCGCCGCCGACCTCGGATACATGACCACCTGGCCGGGCGCACGAGCGATGTTCTATGCCAACGCCGACCCCGACATCGTCGCGGCCGACGAAGCGCGCAAAGACACCGCCGGATACCTCGAAGCCTCCACAGCCTCTCCAGAACTGATCGAAAGGGCGTCCCGCGCCATCGACCTCCCCGTTCTCACCATGGTCGGCAGCGCCGACTTCACCTCCTGCACCGGCGACGACTGTGCCTCCGACATGACATTGACCGCAGCCGAACAACCACACTTCGGAACACACGCCCACCTGCACGCCACCGTGATCCCCGGAGCCGGGCACAACCTCACCCTGGAACGATCCCACCGTGCAATATGGTCGGCGATCGATGACTTTCTCGGCACGATCGCCGATCATGGATTCCGATGA